TTCAAGGACATATGGGGGAAACACGATGTGGTTGTGGTCCCGACCGACGAGTTTGTTCAGGATCGGACGCTGCGCAGCACGCGACTCGATGCAACCTATCCATTTCCGGATTATGCTCAAATGTTAAAGGAGATGTATGAATGGCAGCAGAAACATTAACAAACAAAAAACTGCTGATCACAGGAGCCACAGGTTTTACCGGCTTACATGCTTGTGCTTATTTCGTCCGGCAGGGCTGTACGGTCGTTGCTGCCGGTCGAAATAAGAAAACGCTGGATTCGATACAAGGCGTCATTTCCGCCGAGTGTCACCTGGAGGATCGTGAACAGGTGAATGACCTTATTCGAAATAACCTTCCCGATTATATTTTACATTTAGCCGGAAAAAATTCAGCATCGGAGTCGTGGAAGCATCCTGCTTCATATATGGAGAGTAATGTTATGGGTACCATCTATCTGCTTGAGGCTGTTCGGCAGCACTGTCCGGAGAGTCGCATGGTGATGGTTGGGTCCAGACTAAGCGTAGATCCCGCAAAAGGCGCGGCCGCCGTTCCTCATCCATACAGCCTTAGCAAAACCTTTGCCAGTTGGTCCGCAGCGGCCTGGCACAGCATGTTTAACCAGCATATCGTCCTTGCTGAGCCGTCCAATCTGATTGGCCCTGGAGAATCGACAGGATTCTGCACGCTGCTTGCCCGGTATATTGCAGGCTGTGAAGCGGGTAGGGGCCTGCCGCTATTCCGTATCAGTTCCCGATTCGAATCCAGGGACTTTCTGGACGTTCGGGATGCGGTAGCTGCATACGGCGTACTTCTGAAGAGCGGGTCTTCCGGCATGACGTATCCCATCGATTCGGGGAAAGAGCATACGCTTGGAGAGCTGGCTGAGCGCTTACTGAAGGAGACCGGGACGGCGGTGCCCATCGATTGGGGACCTGAATCCGCCTCGCTTTCGTTGGATTCGTTAAATAAGGGGACCGGGGGGCAGCAAGGGGCCGGGCTCCTCAAAGCGCTGGGATGGAGCCCGCAATACGTCCTGGAGCAATCGCTTGCCGATATTATGGATGACGCCAGAATACAGGTGCAGTCCTCCACTTCATAAGTAAATTGAAATAAAACGCCGATGGATGCTCGTGATCTAATCGGTGTTTTTTTGTCCATAAAATTAGGCTTGATCATCAGTAATCTTCCATGTTAAAACCTTTCAGCATACCACTTCTGCCGCAAGGTCATCCTATACGATGTTAATACACTCATTATAGAGATGGAGGATGAATCATGATTAAATCCAAGGCCCTCAACCTGACCGTCTCCACGGCATTGCTGCTGAGTATGGCTGCAGTAGCAGGATGCGGTAACGCCAACGACGGCAACACGACACGTACGAACAATGTGGACAGTGGCCGTATCGGTGTGAATTCCGTACGGAACAACCAGAACGTCCGCAGCACGCAGCAGCATGACCTGACCAACCTGAAATACAGCAAAACGCTGTCGAAGAAAGTTTCGGATATCAGTGGTTTAGGTACAGCGCATGTATTCGTGACGAACCGCAATGCGTATGTATCGCTGTCCCGGGATGGCATGAACACGAATAACATCAACGGTCGTGTGACAGGTATGAGCACTGGAGCTAATCGTGCCACTGACCGTACGCTGACGGGCACGAACACCACGAATGTCAGAAACCGTACCTTCGGTACCTCAGGTACAGGCAGCGTCGGTCTCCTGCAAGGAATGGCAAACGACACAAGACGTGCTGTGGACAATACGACAGGTCTTGGAACAGGTTTAGGCCGTAATGCCGATAACCGCGGCTTCGGTGTAAATGGAACGACAACCAATGGCGGATTTGGCGGCAGCAATTATAATACGTTAAACGGAACACGCACGAATGGACTGATGGGTACTAACGGAACGAACGGTACGACAAATGACACTCATATGGGAACAGGCATCAATGGCGTTCCTTATGGCACTTACAACAACAATAATATGGGCATCATGAGCAACAATCGTGAAGAGGTTCCTCAACATGTACGTCAGGAGATTACGAGCAAAATTCGCAAGACCGCTCCGCATATCAGTCAAGTATATGTTTCCACGGATGAGGATTTTTATCAGCATGCCAATCGTTTTGGAACTGACGGTAATGCAGCGAACACGGTTGGAACGCTTACGCGCGATTTCGGCACATGGATTAACCGTGTGTTCCCACTGAACCTTGGCGGTCGTGACGGCATGAACGATACCCGCGGCAACCTGATGAAGAATGATACGGATGACGGTTGGTTTGGCGGTAATCGGAACAGCCGGTAAAACTTCTATACCAAAAGGAGCTGCTCTTTAGGAATGAAATCATCCCTAAAAAGGCAGCTCCTTTGCTATGTCTGCTATAAGTAATAATCAATCAGGATTAATGTTTGCGTTGTCCTTGAATCCAGACGCCTTGAAGCTCCAGATCACTTGAAAGCATCAGCACATCGGCAAGCTTGCCGGCTTCAAGAGAGCCTGTAAGATCTGCGATGCCGATCTTTGCGGCGGGATTGAGACTTCCAACGAGGGAAGCCTGCTCAATGCTTAACCCAACCTCTCGGACCAACAGCTGAAAGCCCTTGATCATCGTCAGTGTACTGCCAGCCAGGCTGTCTCGGTTGCTCTTGAGCGTGGCGATGCCGTTCTCGACAACAACCGGCAGGTCACCAATCGTATATTCGCCGTCAGCCATACCGGTAGCGGACATCGCGTCGGTAATCAGAATCAGATTTCCGTCTTGCTTCATGCGGGCCAGAATCCGAATGGCTGCGGGGTGGACATGGATACCGTCAGCGATAATCTCGCAGCTTAAGCGATCATCACTGAGCATCGCGCCCACCACGCCAGGCTTGCGGTGGTGCAGTCCTGTCATCGCATTGAACGTATGCACGCCATGGCTAAGACCTGCTTCAACGGCGGCTTCGACTTCCTCATAGGTGGCATCTGTATGCCCCAAGGCGGCTACGATCCCGTGGGTGTTCAGCCAAGAGATAGCCTCTAGTGCTCCCTCTCGCTCGGGTGCGAGCGTCACCTGGCGGATCAGGCCATGGTAAGTGGATACCCACTCTTCCAGCCAATCGATATTAGCGTGGACGATATGCTCCGGATTTTGTGCGCCGGGCCATTTCGGACTGATAAAAGGGCCTTCCAGATGTACGCCCACCAGTCTTGTGTAAGGCATGCCTTGGCTCTGGTAGTCGTTAACTTCTTGCAGCACATGGTCGATGGCTGCCTTAGGGGCCGTCATCGTGGTAGCAAGCATGGCCGTTGTTCCCTGGGAGCTGTGGAACGACGTGATTTTATCCAGGACATCCTTGGAGGCATCCATGAAATCTTCACCGTTACCCCCATGTACGTGGATATCAATAAAACCGGGAATAATGTACCCATCCGGTTGATGGATCACTTCCGCTGCGGCCTGCTTCAGATCGGCAGGGAGTCCGGAAGCATCACCGGCGTAGGAGATGCTCTCACCTTGAATCGCCAGCACGCCGTCTTCGCAGATGCCGTTTGGCGTCAGGACTTGACCATACAGCAATTGGACAGATTCTTTTCGTTCGCCGCTCATACCAGCAGTCTCCCCGCACCTTGATCCAAAAGGACAACCACGTTCGGATGACATTGAAGCAGCGATGCCGGACATTGTGTGGTAATCGGTCCTTGCAATGCACGGTGAACAATTTCCGCTTTATCCTCACCACGGACGAGGAGAAGGATTTGCCGGGCTTTCAAGATCGTGGCAACGCCCATCGTAATCGCATGGGTTGGAACATCATCCAGGGTAGGGAAGAATCTTGCATTGGCGTTGCGTGTTTTCTCTTGCAGCTCAACCACATGCGTACCCCCACTCAAGGCTTCACCAGGTTCGTTAAAACCGATGTGTCCGTTATGTCCAAGGCCGAGAAGCTGGAGATCAACCGGGCCGAATTCTTCCAACATTTTATCGTAATTCAGGCATTCTGCTTTCGCATCGGCAGCATTTCCGTTCGGCACATGGGTCCGTTCGATCTGGATGTCCACATGATTGAAGAACTTCTCATTCATGAAAGTGCGGTAGCTCTCGGGATGGTTCTCGGGAAGGCCTACATATTCGTCCAGATTATATGTTGTGGTCTGGGCGAAGCTGACCAGGCCCTGACGGTTCATTTCAATCAGTTTGGCATAGAGCCCGACCGGTGTGCTTCCTGTAGCCAGTCCCAGCTTAGCGCGCGGATTGGTGTGAAGCAGGCTGGAGATCAGGTTGGCACCTGTTTGCACAAATTGCTCTTCATCGCGGAATGTGTAAATATTCATTGGTTATTATCCTCCTCGGCTTTTGCGATAGTTTTGAACATTAAGATATGATTGCTCCAGACGGGGAACATACGTAGAGAAGTCCCGACTGGCCATACCCATGAACAGGATGTCGATAATGTGAAGCTGAGCGATACGCGAAGCCATGTCTCCCCGCCGCATTCCTTCCTCTAATGAAGATGAATACAGTGTGATGTCTGCCAGAGCGGAGATGGCGCTGCTTCGGTACGAGGTGATGCTGATCGTGAAGGCGCCGGCGTCTTTGGCACAAGTCAACGCATCGATGGTCTCCGGTGTTTCGCCGGAGTATGAAACAGCAACGGCAACATCGCTTGAAGCCAGGGTAGAGGCTGATGTGATCTGCATATGCGAATCTGCGAAAGCCGTGCAGTTTTTGCCGATCCGGATCAGCTTCTGGTAGAAGTCCTGTGCCACAATGGAAGAGGTAGCCACTCCGTACAGATCAATGCGCTTCGCGCGGCATAGGGCATCCACGGCACGCTCCAGCTGACCCAGATCGAGCAGCTCTGTCGTATCCCGTATCGAAGTCAGATGATTGGATTCAATCGCCTCGACGATGCCGGCAAGCGCGTTGCCGGCAACGATATCCTGATAGCGCGTATTTCCCGTGCGTGAGGCCATTTCGGCATGAGCGATCTCGGCGGCGAGCTTGAGCTTAAAATCAGGATACCCCTTACACTGAAAGTTCTTACAAAAACGGGTTACGGTGGCAGCGCTGACCTCACACTGCTCTGCAAGATCTTTAATGCCCATATGCACAATCTCGGATGGAGCTGTCAAAATAAACTCTGCGAGCCGTCGTTCCTGACGGGGCAGACTTTCCTTTTCGACAGAAATAATATGCAAGATTGGTGTCATCACAAGCCTCCTTCAAGGTTCCCGGTGAGCTTATTGCTTGGGCATAACAAATGGGATTCCATTTCTGAAAATAATTTTTATAAATATGAAAAAATAAAGAAAATTATTTTTACACCATCATCATAGACCAACCCTCGAGAGGAAGCAAGGACAAAAATCGCCAATACGGGCAAATCGCCCAAATTGTTCGCCTCTTTCGCACCTTCCCCCCTCATCTTACATAAGATGAGTTGACTGTATCCCTTACCCTTGTTAGACCACACATACCCGGGCAAGGAGGGGTGACACCATTGAAGGGGACCGACCATAACAGCAAGTTCTTGTTAACCCACCGTGAACGCGAAGTGTTTGAATTGCTAGTGCAGGACAAAACGACTCGCGATATCGCCGGGCAGTTGTTTATTAGCGAAAAGACGGTGCGTAACCACATCTCCAATGTCATGCAGAAATTAAACGTCAAGGGCCGTTCGCAAGCTGTCGTTGAGTTGATAAAACTCGGTGAGTTGAAGATCTGACACCATGCCGGTTGCATGAACGAAAGCACAGCGAAAGCCTTCCTTCCCGTAGCAACGGGAGTGAGAAGGCTTTTTTGTGTTTTCATTGCGGAAGTCCGGTTATATTCTGTGATTAGAAATGGGCAGAAACTGCCATGACAAATACAAGATATGTTAAAATGTTCGCAAATGTATTAATGTAGCGACGTCGTTTATACGTGATCATGGAGTGTAAATCTGCTAATCGTTTTTTAGCTATTTTGTACAAATAGCCTGCACATGTCGGAGGTGAAATAAACATGGGATGGATGATCGGGATGATGACCGGGGCCGTTCTAGTCCTTCTTGCAATTGTATGGATCAGACGCAAGAAAAGAAGCGGAAGGGAACGTAATGTTATCCATCTGAACACAACAACGCGAACCCGGAGCGGTCAGCACGGACAAGCATGCAGTAAATGCCGGCGCAAGCGACAATTAATCTTTTACGCGGATGACGCCGGCGCCGTAAGAGGGCTGTGCACCGATTGCAAAAGAGAGCTTGAGCGGCATCAGGAATTATATCCGGTATAGTATGTTTGGCTGTATATGAGAGGAGTGCAAGGGGAAACTAACCTTTCGCATTTCCTCTTTTTTTGAGTAATAAAGTACATATGCCTTGGACCTTTGCGGAACGGCGAGGACTCCCTAACTTCAACAAGATTGTGTATAGTGAATTACAGTTCCAAATCGAAAGGGAGTGCAGAACTTGAACAGATTTGGCAGGCTGAATACACTGCGGAATCAAATCTTCCTTGGATTTATGCTAGTGATGGTTATCGTATTGGCATTGGTCGGGGTGTTTGTATATGATCAGGTTTCGGCTTTGCTGCGCAACAGTGCGGAGAAGCATATTCAGCAGACGGCCGTTCAGGCCACAGGGAAGCTGGATGCGCTGCTCAAGCAGGTGGATACGCTGACGGCACAAGTCTCGACGAACGCGACGGTTCAGCGCTTTCTGGCGCAGGAGACCGCGGGTAAGCCGATAACATTCGGTGAACGGCAGTCCCTTCAACAGGAGGTTCGTAAATATGAAGCCTACGCTACGGGCATCCGGTCGCTGGAATTATATACGAAGGATTATCGGCGGCTGTTTCCACTGGATGAAGGAAGTCTGACCAGCCGGGTTAGGGGCGATTGGATTGCTGCGGCAGACCAGGGCATGGGGAAGCTGGTATGGTTCGGTCAGGATCCCCGGGACCCGGATGTGGTGGTAGCGGTACGGAGAATTCGGCTGATTGACCATTCCTTTGCCCACGGCGGATACTTGCTCGTGAAGCTGGAGAAGGACTATTTTGCGCTGGCGGACTCTGCAGGCGGCATGGGCACCGATTCGCGTGAAACGATGGGATTGTTTGATCAGGCGGGGAATGAAATCTCGTCCGATTTTGCCACCGTGGTGGATGCGAAGGAGGTTTTGCACCGCGAAGGGGAGACGGTTACGGTCGGCCATGAGGACTACATTGCCGTACAGAAACAGTCTGAGGCCACGGGCTGGAACCTGGTCATCCTGACGCCTGTCGATTATACGACGGAGGGGATATCGGTGCTGCGGACCGCGATCATCGTATCCGGGGGCGTGGGTGCGCTGCTGTTTCTGTTCTTAAGCTTTATACTGACCACGATGATCATCCGGCCGATTTTGAATCTGATCAAAGCCATGCGCGGCGTGAGATTGGGAACGCTGAAGCCCATTGCCGTCACCTCGAAGACGATGGAGATCAACGAGCTTAACAATTCGTACAACCAGATGGTGGATTCGCTGAACGAATTAATCGAGGTTGTGTATCAGAAGGAGATCATTCAGAGCCGGACGGAACTTAAAGCGCTGCAGGCGCAGATCAATCCGCACTTTCTTTTTAACACATTGGAAGCGTTTTACTGGGCGCTGGATGATCAAGGGGAAGAAGAGCTGGCCCAAATCGTGGTCGCGATGTCCGGCTTATTCCGTTACGTCATTAACCGCAAAGACGAGGATGAGTGGGTATCGGTCCGGGACGAGCTGGATCATGCCGAGCGTTATTTGATGATTATGAAAATGCGGATGCTGGACCGGTTATCCTGGAAAATCGAGGCGGATGAAGCCAGCAAAAACGTGCCGATTCCGAAGCTGCTGATTCAGCCGATCGTGGAAAATGCGATCCTCCACGGAGTTGAGCAGCGATTGGGTCCGGGCACCGTTATTGTACGGGCGAAGGTCTCGGATCACCCGGGATATACGGTCATTTCGGTTAGCGATGACGGCCCGGGAATGGACGAGGAGACGGTGGCCTCTCTGTATTCCTCCATGGAAAAGGGATACGCGGAATCTTCTAAAAAAAGCGGTGTTGGCATTGCCAATGTAGAGCAGCGAATCCGGTTGTATTACGCTTCCGGGCAAGCCGGCCTGCGTATTCACAGCGTGGTGGGTCAGGGAACGACGATTTCATTTCAAATTCCGAATGATTTTCAGGTTAATGGTGGGGAGGGGGAACAGCATGAAAACGATACTGATCGTGGATGATGAGCCGAGAACGAGGGAAGGGGTAAGGAAGACGCTGGAGGCATGGTCGTCGGGTCGCTGCAGAATCGTGACGGCTTCAAGCGGCGTAGAGGCGCTGGAGTGGCTGCAGGAGCAGGTGGCTCATCTGGTGGTGACGGACATCCGCATGCCGGAAATCGGGGGACTTGAGCTCATTGAGAGATTGCATGAACTAGAGCATCCGCCGGTCATTATCGTCATATCCGGTTATTCGGAATTCGATTATGCCCGTAAAGCGCTGCAATACGGCGTCGTGGATTATCTCCTAAAGCCGCTGGATAAGCGGAAGCTGGTAACTGCGGTCGAATCGGCCCTGGAACGCCGGGAAAAAATAGACCGGATTGAGCGGATGGAGAAACTGGTGGATCCCAAGCTCCTGGAGGCGGCGCAGCAGGATAAGGGCTACAGCATTCAGGTGCAGGAAGCGCTGAAGTACGTGGATCAGCACCTTCAGGAATCGGTATCGCTTAAGGAAGTGGCAGAAGTGCTTCACCTGAATTCCAGTTATTTCAGCGTGTTATTCAAAGAGCAGACCGGACTCACCTTCAGCGAATATTTAACGCGTCGCAGGGTACAGCGGGCCAAGGAGCTGTTGGCGGGCACATCGCTGCCTGTCGCGGAAATTGCGGAGAAGGTGGGATACCAAACGGCGAAATATTTCGTGAAAGTGTTCCGTGACCTTGAGGAGGTAAGCCCGAGTCAATACCGCCATAGCGTATCCGATAGCGGAGAGGAAATCTAATAAAAGTGGAATTAGTCCCAATCATTATGACCTTATACAATCATCCCCTCACTGATAAAATTTGATTAAAGCGGTTTCAATACGCGAACAGCATACTAGAAAAGGGGTTGTAAACGTGTTCAACAAAAAATGGACGGTTCTGCTACTAACATTGTGTCTCGCTCTGGTTGCGGCTGGTTGTGGATCGAGCAACAGCAGCACGGGGGATTCAGGCAACAGCGGCAGCGAGGGCGATAAAGTTACGGTGAACTTCATGCACTTATGGCCGGCAGGCGTTTCTGCGGGACAGAACAAAATCGTGAATCAGATCATCGAAGAATATCAAAAAGAGAATCCGAACG
This Paenibacillus sp. JZ16 DNA region includes the following protein-coding sequences:
- a CDS encoding NAD-dependent epimerase/dehydratase family protein; this translates as MAAETLTNKKLLITGATGFTGLHACAYFVRQGCTVVAAGRNKKTLDSIQGVISAECHLEDREQVNDLIRNNLPDYILHLAGKNSASESWKHPASYMESNVMGTIYLLEAVRQHCPESRMVMVGSRLSVDPAKGAAAVPHPYSLSKTFASWSAAAWHSMFNQHIVLAEPSNLIGPGESTGFCTLLARYIAGCEAGRGLPLFRISSRFESRDFLDVRDAVAAYGVLLKSGSSGMTYPIDSGKEHTLGELAERLLKETGTAVPIDWGPESASLSLDSLNKGTGGQQGAGLLKALGWSPQYVLEQSLADIMDDARIQVQSSTS
- a CDS encoding YhcN/YlaJ family sporulation lipoprotein, whose translation is MIKSKALNLTVSTALLLSMAAVAGCGNANDGNTTRTNNVDSGRIGVNSVRNNQNVRSTQQHDLTNLKYSKTLSKKVSDISGLGTAHVFVTNRNAYVSLSRDGMNTNNINGRVTGMSTGANRATDRTLTGTNTTNVRNRTFGTSGTGSVGLLQGMANDTRRAVDNTTGLGTGLGRNADNRGFGVNGTTTNGGFGGSNYNTLNGTRTNGLMGTNGTNGTTNDTHMGTGINGVPYGTYNNNNMGIMSNNREEVPQHVRQEITSKIRKTAPHISQVYVSTDEDFYQHANRFGTDGNAANTVGTLTRDFGTWINRVFPLNLGGRDGMNDTRGNLMKNDTDDGWFGGNRNSR
- the nagA gene encoding N-acetylglucosamine-6-phosphate deacetylase — its product is MSGERKESVQLLYGQVLTPNGICEDGVLAIQGESISYAGDASGLPADLKQAAAEVIHQPDGYIIPGFIDIHVHGGNGEDFMDASKDVLDKITSFHSSQGTTAMLATTMTAPKAAIDHVLQEVNDYQSQGMPYTRLVGVHLEGPFISPKWPGAQNPEHIVHANIDWLEEWVSTYHGLIRQVTLAPEREGALEAISWLNTHGIVAALGHTDATYEEVEAAVEAGLSHGVHTFNAMTGLHHRKPGVVGAMLSDDRLSCEIIADGIHVHPAAIRILARMKQDGNLILITDAMSATGMADGEYTIGDLPVVVENGIATLKSNRDSLAGSTLTMIKGFQLLVREVGLSIEQASLVGSLNPAAKIGIADLTGSLEAGKLADVLMLSSDLELQGVWIQGQRKH
- the nagB gene encoding glucosamine-6-phosphate deaminase yields the protein MNIYTFRDEEQFVQTGANLISSLLHTNPRAKLGLATGSTPVGLYAKLIEMNRQGLVSFAQTTTYNLDEYVGLPENHPESYRTFMNEKFFNHVDIQIERTHVPNGNAADAKAECLNYDKMLEEFGPVDLQLLGLGHNGHIGFNEPGEALSGGTHVVELQEKTRNANARFFPTLDDVPTHAITMGVATILKARQILLLVRGEDKAEIVHRALQGPITTQCPASLLQCHPNVVVLLDQGAGRLLV
- a CDS encoding MurR/RpiR family transcriptional regulator, encoding MTPILHIISVEKESLPRQERRLAEFILTAPSEIVHMGIKDLAEQCEVSAATVTRFCKNFQCKGYPDFKLKLAAEIAHAEMASRTGNTRYQDIVAGNALAGIVEAIESNHLTSIRDTTELLDLGQLERAVDALCRAKRIDLYGVATSSIVAQDFYQKLIRIGKNCTAFADSHMQITSASTLASSDVAVAVSYSGETPETIDALTCAKDAGAFTISITSYRSSAISALADITLYSSSLEEGMRRGDMASRIAQLHIIDILFMGMASRDFSTYVPRLEQSYLNVQNYRKSRGG
- a CDS encoding helix-turn-helix domain-containing protein, with protein sequence MKGTDHNSKFLLTHREREVFELLVQDKTTRDIAGQLFISEKTVRNHISNVMQKLNVKGRSQAVVELIKLGELKI
- a CDS encoding cache domain-containing sensor histidine kinase: MNRFGRLNTLRNQIFLGFMLVMVIVLALVGVFVYDQVSALLRNSAEKHIQQTAVQATGKLDALLKQVDTLTAQVSTNATVQRFLAQETAGKPITFGERQSLQQEVRKYEAYATGIRSLELYTKDYRRLFPLDEGSLTSRVRGDWIAAADQGMGKLVWFGQDPRDPDVVVAVRRIRLIDHSFAHGGYLLVKLEKDYFALADSAGGMGTDSRETMGLFDQAGNEISSDFATVVDAKEVLHREGETVTVGHEDYIAVQKQSEATGWNLVILTPVDYTTEGISVLRTAIIVSGGVGALLFLFLSFILTTMIIRPILNLIKAMRGVRLGTLKPIAVTSKTMEINELNNSYNQMVDSLNELIEVVYQKEIIQSRTELKALQAQINPHFLFNTLEAFYWALDDQGEEELAQIVVAMSGLFRYVINRKDEDEWVSVRDELDHAERYLMIMKMRMLDRLSWKIEADEASKNVPIPKLLIQPIVENAILHGVEQRLGPGTVIVRAKVSDHPGYTVISVSDDGPGMDEETVASLYSSMEKGYAESSKKSGVGIANVEQRIRLYYASGQAGLRIHSVVGQGTTISFQIPNDFQVNGGEGEQHENDTDRG
- a CDS encoding response regulator transcription factor — its product is MKTILIVDDEPRTREGVRKTLEAWSSGRCRIVTASSGVEALEWLQEQVAHLVVTDIRMPEIGGLELIERLHELEHPPVIIVISGYSEFDYARKALQYGVVDYLLKPLDKRKLVTAVESALERREKIDRIERMEKLVDPKLLEAAQQDKGYSIQVQEALKYVDQHLQESVSLKEVAEVLHLNSSYFSVLFKEQTGLTFSEYLTRRRVQRAKELLAGTSLPVAEIAEKVGYQTAKYFVKVFRDLEEVSPSQYRHSVSDSGEEI